The nucleotide window GGCGGGTGTTGACGCGGCGATCGCCGTGCGAGTAATCTGCTGTCATTGATGGTCTTATAAAGTCATGTGCATTGACTGATGCTGTACAATAAACGTATGAGTTTACATTGCCAATCCGGCAGAGCGGCCCCGCGTTCCCTCGCAGCGCGGCGGGGTGACATCCGGAGGTCTTGGTTGGCCTTGCTGCTAATGTCCGCCTTGATGTTTCAGGGTGTTTTGTCCGCGGCGCATTCTTACGTCCATCTCAAAACCTTCGAATTCGGGTCGCCGCTCACTGAGTTTCATCCAGTGGCGCGCGGCACGAATGCGCCGGGCGCACCCGGGGCACCGGCGCAGGGCAATCCGGACGACGAAGTCAGTTGCTCAATCTGTCTGGCGCTGCTCATGGGCGGGACTTTCGTTCCATCGCAACTATCCGTGCTTGCGCCAGTTCACGCCGCCGAAGGCGTCACGATTTCTCTCGTTACACCTGTCGTCATTAGCAAGACCAGATACTCATCCGCCCGTCCCCGGGCTCCACCTCAGTTCGATTAATTGATTCGACCGGATCGCGCCGGCGCTGAATAGCGTCGGTGCGGCGCGCTTGGGCCTTTACAACGGCGGACCACAGTCCGCGGCCGGGCGCTTCCAATTCTGGCAGAAGGAACAATCGAATGATGGAGCCCGCACATGAACACAAACATATTCCTGGTCGTGGCCATGGCCGCGATCATCGCGCTTTTCAGTCCCGCTTCCAGCCATGCGGCGGGAGATAAAAACACCGTGATCGGCACGGTCACCGATGCACTCGGGAGGCCGCTTGTTGATACAACCGTCAAGCTTCAAAACGCGGAGGGCAGGGACATCGCCCACACCGCAAGTGACCCGCAGGGCCGGTTTTCATTTACAGGGATTGTCCCGGGCACCTATGCAGTCGTATCGGAGAAGAAGGATTTTCAGACCGGCACGGCAATCGTGACGGTTGGTGCCGCCGCAGCCGCCAGCACAACCATCGTCATGACGTCAACCAAGCCGCTCGACCTGGCGCTGGCGGCGAAGCAACTGGACGTCGCCCGCAACGCCATCGAACCGCGGATCGGCGCCTCCACCTATAATATTTCGCAGCAGGCGATCGCCAGCGAGCCGCAGGGGGCGAACCGGCCCTTGAATCAAGTGATCCTGCAGGCGCCCGGCGTGGCCCAGGATTCCTTCGGCCAGCTTCATGTCCGCGGCGATCATGCAAACCTTCAGTACCGCATCGACGGCGTGATCATCCCTGAGGGTATCAGCGGGTTCGGTCAGGCGCTGAGTCCGCGCTTTGCCGACAAAGTCGAGCTCATAACTGGTGCACTGCCTGCGCAATATGGTTTACGGACCGCCGGCATCATCGACATCCAGACCAAAAGCGGGGCTTACGACAAGGGTGGCTCGATCGGTCTCTACGGCGGCAGCCGCGACACCATTCAGCCCAGCATGGAATATGGTGGATCGAGCGGACGATTCAACTACTTCTTCACCGGCGACTATCTGCAAAACGGGCTCGGCATCGAATCCCCGACCGCCGCTGCCGATCCCATCCACGACGACAGCCAGCAAGGTCACGGCTTCGGCTATCTCGAGGCCCTGCTCGACCCGACCAGTCGTGTCAGTTTCATTGCGGGGTATGAGCGAGGTCAGTTCCAAATCCCCAACATTCCGGGCCAAACGCCGTCCCTTGGGCTCGACGTAAACGGCGCCACGGCATTCGACTCCGCCTTACTCAACGAAAACCAGCGCGAAGCGACTCAATATGCCATTGCGTCATATCTGAAATCTGCGGGCCGGACCGATTTTCAGGTCTCCGCCTACGAACGCTACAGCAGTCTCACCTTTCAACCCGATCCGCTGGGCGACCTGCTTTTCAACGGTGTCGCACAGAACGCCTTCAAACGCAGTGTCGCTGAGGGGCTACAGGCGGATGGCAGCTACAAACTCAATTCCAACCATACCCTGCGTGCCGGCCTCAACATACAACGCGAACGTGGAACCTCGGAGACTTCCTCGTCGGTCATCCCCACTGATAATACGGGCAACCCGACAAGCACGACACCGATCACCGTTATGGACAACAGCGGCAAGACCAGTTGGACGTACAGCCTGTATCTGCAGGATGAATGGCGCATGACGCCGAAGCTGACACTCAATTTTGGCGGCCGCTTCGACCGTGTCGATGCCTTCACGCATGAGGACCAAATCAGTCCCCGTATCAACGCGGTTTACCAGGCCACGGACACAACGACATTGCACGCCGGTTATGCCCGCTATTTCACGCCACCGCCCTTCGAGCTGGTCGGTTCTGAAACAGTGAGCAAGTTCATCAATACCACCAACCAGCCGCAAGTGTTAACAGACGATTCGGTACTTGCAGAACGTGCCGACTACTTCGATGTCGGCGTCGCTCAACGCCTGGGAGCGAACCTCAATGTGGGCGTGGACGGCTTTTACAAGGAGTCCAAAAATCTCATCGACGAGGGCCAATTCGGCGCGCCCATCGTCCTGACGCCCTTCAACTACAAGGAGGGTCGCCAATACGGTCTTGAACTCACCACCGCACTGAAAGTGGACAATTTCTCCGCTTACGGAAATATTGCGGCCTTGTCGGCGGAGGGTCGCGACATCGTCTCCAGTCAGTTCAGCTTTGATCCGGGTGACCTGGCCTATATCCAGAATCATTTTATCCATCTCGATCATGAACAGACCTACACGGCATCTGCCGGCGCCTCTTATCTATGGCACGACGATACACGCTTCAGCATCGATTCCATTTACGGCAGTGGTCTGCGTACCGACGGCGCCGTTCCGAACGGAGCCAGTCTGGCACCCTACACGCAGGTCAATCTGGGCGTGTCGCGAAGCTTCGCGACCGGCGGTAAAACGGCGGTGGAAGCGCGTTTCGACGTCGTCAACCTGCTGGACGAAGTCATTGAAATCCGCAGTGGCGAGGGCGTCGGCGTTGGGGCTCCGCAATTCGGGCCGCGACGCGGTTTCTTCGCCGGCCTGAAATTTAATTTTTAGTCATAGTTTTCCACGGCAGATAGACAGAAAGGCTCATTTAATGACCGAGATAAAAAGTTTCATGGAAACACTCCAGATTGGCGGAGTGATGATTTATCCACTGCTGGCGCTGGCCGTGCTGGCAGTCGTTATCATCCTGGAGAAAGGTTTTGTGTATGCCTTCCGCACCCGCCTGCCCCTCGCTCTGGTCAGTCTTATCGAGACCTACGGGTGCTCCTGGTCTGATGTGGAGAGCAGGGTGAGGGGACTTGGTGCCCGCAATTATTTTGGTGGCTTCTTCCGAGTGATACTGGATAACCGGACACATCCGGCGTGGTGGGTGGAATCCCGGGCCGCCGATGAGGCCAGCCAGATCCAAAAATCACTCGGCCAGTGGCTGTGGGTACTGGAGACGATTGTCACGGCCGCACCGTTGCTGGGACTGCTCGGCACCATCACCGGCATGATCCGTGCCTTCAAATTATTCGGCGCCAGCGGTCTTGTCGATCCTTCCGGCGTCACCGGCGGTGTCGCAGAAGCACTAATCGCAACCGCACTGGGCCTGTTTATCGCCCTGCTGGCGCTGTTTGCTTTCAATTTCTTCTCGCACCGCCAGGCCCAGGTCATGGATGAGATGGAGCGGCTCGGTACCCGTTTGATCGATCATATCCGGCTGGACGCGGAAGGGGGACAACGTGAAACTTCGTAAAGCTCGCACAAGGCGGCGTGGCCGCATCGAGATCATCCCGATGATCGACGTCATGTTTTTCCTGCTCGCGACCTTCATGCTTGCCTCGCTCACGATGCAGAATTTGCATTCCCTGGCCGTGGATCTGCCCCACGGTCACGCGGCGCTGCTGCAGGCCGACAAGTCGGTGACACTGACAGTAACGCACGAGGGTAATCTTCTCCTTAACGAGACCGCCGTCACCCTGGATACACTGGCACCGACGCTACGTACCATGCTCGCCAGCCTGCCTGACGGAAAAGTGATCGTCGCGGCTGACAGCGCCGCACCCAACGGAGTCGTTGTACAGGCGATGCTTCGTGCCCGTGAAGCGGGAGCGGGCCATTTTTTGATTGCTATCAAGCATGAGTGACGGTATCGCGGCGGAAATATGGGCGCGTGATGAGCCTTGGCGGCGTTTGCCATGGCTGCTGCCGGCCGCATTCGCCGTTACGTTCGTGTCGCTGATGACCTTTTTGCATTTGCTGGTGCGTCTGCCGGCATTGCCTAGGTTACCCCAGCCCGTAGAACTCAGCATTGTCGAACTGCCGCCGGATAATCCCCCGGCGGTCTTGTCGCCACCACCGCCTGCTCCTGTCGAGCCGCCTCCGCAGGAGCAAGTCACCCCGCCACCGGAAGAACTAGTGAACCAACCAGCCGTGGTGAAGCCTCCTCCGCCACCTGCGCAGCATAGGCAGAAAAAGCGTCCGCCTGTGCCGCCCCCCGAGGTTCCACCGCCCGTCGCGCCGGCACCGCCTGCGGCAATTACCCCACCGCCCACTCAGGTTGCCCCGCAGAATACTGCTCCGCAACTGCCCGGCGGTGGAGCCATGGGCGCACGCGCGATCTCTCAACCCATGCCGCAGATCCCCGATGAGTTGCGGCAACACGCAATTGATACCGTCGCGGTGGTGCGGTTCCATATCGCGGCGGATGGCAGCGCGACCGTTGAACTCCTCAAGGCAACCGACGATCCCAGGCTTAATCAGGTTCTGCTGGAAGGGTTCAAGCTATGGCGTTTCTTCCCGGCCATGGATCACAACAAGCCGGTCGCTTCTATTTTGGAACTTCGTGTCCCGATACAGGTTAAATGAAAATTTGGACAACACGGGCGAAAATCTCGGGTTGATTCCCGACGTAATTGCCCGCATTAATGAGTCATAACCATAGGTCAACAGGAGAACTGATATGAAAAAAAGAAATTTCGTGCTGATGGCGATACTATGCGGCGCAGTTCCTTTTACGGCTGCACAAGATGTTCTTGTTCATCAAGACATCAATCGCAGCGTGATCAATGTAGAACCTTACTTAAGTCCGGGTGGGGGAAATTGGGGTGATTCAGGTTACAGACCCGATGAATCCTCCAAGTTGCAGCAAAGTGGCAACAATAACCCGCTGCTTGACTATTCTCCTACCGAGTCATACACCGGCAGTAGCGACGACTCGCCAATGGCGAAAATGTACGAACGCGATGGTAGGTAGTGGTAGGTTTGGGGTCCTTGGGGACATTTATTAAGATTTAAGTTTCTCATTCCCCTGCATCAACCCCGTGCGGCGGACTGCCACTAACCACCCTATTGAGGAGGCTGAGGCGCCACGGGTTGCCAGGGTGCGTCGCAACTGGAGACGTATGGAAAATAAGCCTTGGATGTCGGACAGTAGTACCAATAGCCTTGTTGCTGAACGTAGACAGGCGGCGCTTCCTGCATGTAGGACGCCGGCGGGTAGTCATAATATGGGTAAGGTCCCCAGAAGAAGGGGCTGCCGATGACTGCGCCGAAGAAGAAGCGATCGTGGAAATGGTGAAAGTGATGGAAATTGTGGAACCCTCCATGTCCGTGGAAATTGCCGCCATGCCAGGAAGAACCGCCATGCCAGGAACCCCGGGCCTCCGCTTCGGTACTCATGCCGCCAACCAGCATGGCCAGGACAATACATGCGAGATTTGATTTCATCATGGCCGTGTCCTCCATTCAGGTTCAAAATACCATGATGATGGAATATTCATCCCGGGAGACTTAACACCGCCTTAATGCACTTGGGCCATTCATAATTCCTGCCGCAGGAGTCCGGCAAGGATCAGAAGCTCCTCCTCGTTCAGGTTGGAGACCATCCAGTAATTCATTCCCTGTTGCGACCAATGGATCACGTTGTAACCGTCCCTGTTCATACTCTTCTGCGGTTCAGCGGCGGCATTGCCGGCGGGCCATAGGAAGACATTGATATAATGTTGCCGGCGATGGTAAACCAGCGCGGCGACCGGTCGATCCGCCAGATAATCCAGCCGTCCGCCCACGAGCGGGAAACCCTGTTCCGCGAAATCGCGAACCATGGGCGAGAAATCGATCTTGCCGTCGAACCATGGTTTCACCGTATGCTGATCCGAGGACTGCACATCGGTGAGATGATCGACCATCAAGGACCGCACATGGTCAGCGACTACTTCGCGTGCAAGAGCGTCACCATCGCCCGCGTAGCGGAAGTACGGAATACCCGCCCACATGACGCCGATGATGAGCAGGAGCATGGCCGCTGTCGCGATTGCCGAACGCCACGGCCTCCGGCTGTTCATCGCCCGCGAAATTTGCTTGAGTCTTGAGCGGATCCGCTGACGCAGCGTATCGCTGGCGCGAAAGTAAAGTTTTGAGGCGGCGAGCTGCGCGCGCAGCTTCTGCCAGTCCTGCACGCTGCGCCGGCACGCATCGCAGCCTTCGAGATGCCGCTCCAAGTCGAGACACCGCGCCGGATCGAGTTCGTTGTCCATGTAGGCATGAACGAGCGGTTGCAGTTCGTCGCAGGTCACAGGTGTGCCCCCATCTCTGTAGTAGCAAGCCGTAGTCTCAAGTGCTCCCGCGCCCGCGCCAGTCGGGACATCACCGTGCCGATGGGGACGTTAACGGTATCGGCGATCTCCCGGTACGAGCAGCCCTCGAATTCGCGCAGCACCAGCACCTCGCGAAATTCGAGTGGCAGCTCCTCGATGGCGTTGCGCAGCACCAACGCAGTCTCATGTCGCTGCGCCATTTCCTCCGGCCCCGCCTCATAGGACGCAATTTCGAGGGCCTCCCCGTTCATGGGTTCGTGCAGTTCGTTCCCACGATTTTTTTCCAGCCGCGTGTAGAACGTGCTGCGCACGATCGTAAGCAGCCATTGCCGTCCACGTTCGCCGCGGAAGCTCTCGAAGTAGCGGAAGGCCCGCAGCATCGCCTCCTGGACGAGGTCCTCGGCATCATGGTCGTTGCGCGTCAGCCACCGCGCCAGATTATGGGCGGCGTCGAGGCAGGGCATGATCGTTCGCTCGAAGCGCGCAAGTTTGTCAGGAATATCCAATCACCGGTTTCCTCGGTTTAGCCTCCATCGTAATACAGACCATCGGCGGTGGATATTTATTCCCGGGAATAAATTGGTGGATATTGCGGTCAGGCACCATGAAGCCCGGGGATCGCCCGGTCATCCTGGAGAAAGAAATGACCATGTCCAATCAAGATCGTAACAGGAACGGCGGCAACGGCCGCCGGCAGTTTCTCAAATGCATGGCCTGGGCAGGCACCGGTGTGGTGTGGGCGATGCGCGGTGGCGTGCTGCGCGCCGAAACGCTGGACGCAGCTGCCGGCTCGAATTTCGACAAATCCGCAGCCGATAACGCGACCTTCAGTTTCGTGCAGATCAGCGATTCGCACATCGGTTTCAACAAGGCGCCGAATCCTGATGTCATCGGCACACTGAAGGGCGCGATCGCCCAGATCAACGCACTGGCCGAGCGTCCCGCCTTCGTGCTGCACACCGGCGATCTCACCCACCTCGCGCACCCGGAGTCGTTCGATATCGTGAGTCAGATCACCCAGGATATAAAAACCGGTCGAATTTTCTTCATCCCCGGCGAACATGACGTGCTGGGCGATGACGGCAAGGAGTATTTCAGCCGATTCGGCAAAGGCAATTCCGGCAATGGCTGGTACAGTTTCGATTACCGCGGCGTGCATTTCATCGGCCTCATCAATGTCCTCAATCTGAAGCCGGGCGGCATGGGTTCGCTCGGCCAGGAGCAGATCGAATGGCTGGAGAAAGACCTTGCGGGCCGTTCAAACAGCACGCCCATCGTGGTGTTTGCCCACATGCCCTTGTGGAATGTCTATGAACCGTGGGGCTGGGGCACCGGGGACAGCGCACAGGCGCTTTCCCATCTGCGCCGTTTCGGTTCGGTGACGGTATTGAACGGACATATCCATCAGATCCAGCAGAAAGTGGAAGGCAACATCACCTTCTACACGGCACGCTCCACCGGTTTTCCGCAGCCGGCGCCGGGTGCGGCCCCGGCACCAGGTCCGCTTCAAAACGTCCAGCCCAGTCGATTGCACAGCCTGCTTGGAATTCGTGACGTCCGGGCAGTACGCGTCGGCGGGCCGCTTGCGGTCACAGACAATGTACTGACTTGAGGTATCGGTAATCGTAATTCCTAAACTTATGACGAGGGATCTTCAACGATGAAATCAGTTCGCAGTGTTATTAATAGCCGTCTCCCGTGGGTGCAACTGGTCTTCGCAGCGAGTATCGCGGGCGCAGTGGCGGCCCCAGCCCATGACAGCGTGTCCCCGCCAACCGTCGCGCAAGAAATGAAATCCGATCAAAAGACCGGCAAGGAAATCGGCATCGACAATTTCAGCTTCAAGCCCAACGAATTGATCGTGCGGGCCGGCACCAGGGTCACGTGGATCAACCACGATGATACGCCGCACATCGTAGTGAGCGTCGACAAGCGCTTCAAGTCATCGCCGGCGCTCGACACGGGCGATCAATATTCCTACGTCTTCGACAAAGCGGGCAGCTACGAATACTTCTGTTCCCTGCATCCCAAGATGGTCGGGCGAATCATCGTCAACTGAAGGGAAATGGTGGCCAGGGGCAGAATCGAACTGCCGACACGCGGATTTTCAGTCCGCTGCTCTACCAACTGAGCTACCTGGCCATGGGGAGGTAAAAAGAGCGGCTATTAAAGCGATGAGCGCGCGAACCGTCAAGCTGTAAGTGAGGGAATCCGTTCATGCTTCGATAGCTGAGCACAAGCGGTGCTTTTGAGATGAGCCCTACTGTGATGGAGGAACGTAGCCTTCCGGTTTGGTGGAACCAGTGCCGAAGAAGAATTTCTCCATTTCTTCCTCCAGAAATTTACGCGCCTTGGGTTCGTAGGGCGTCAGCCGGTATTCGTTTATAAGCGTGGTCTGGTGGCCGAGCCACTGCTTCCAAGCCTCCTGCGACACGTTCTCAAAGATGCGTTGGCCAAGCGGGCCAGGATAGGGCGGCATCTTCAGCCCCTCCGCCTTTCGTCCAAGCTTGACGCAATTCACCATCCGGGTCACAGGCATATCCTCTCAAGTAATGTCACAATGCCGCGAGCAACCGCTTGATCGGCGCCGCAACACCCACCGGCAATTCATCGTTGTTGTTATACCAAATACCCCCACGCGTTGTCATCGCTCGGGAGCGTCGCGTCACCCGCCGGCATTCGGCATGAATGTCGAGATGGAAATGCGTGAAGCGGTGGCGGAAGGGCGGCAACGTGCCCTCCGGCGCGGTCTCCACGCCCAGGTGTTTCCGGCACCAGCGGATCTCGTTTTCCGGTCCGGCGATCTCCGGGAAACTCCACAGCCCGCCCCAGATGCCGACTGCCGGGCGGCGTTGCAGCCACACCCGGTTTTGCGCATCGCGCAGGATCAGGAAGCGCGCGCTTTTGACGGGCGGACTGCGTTTCGGCCGCGGCGCGGGGTATGCCTCCGGGTTGCCGGCGAGATAAGCGCGGCAGTCCGCGCGCAGCGGACAACGGGGACAATCGGGTCGTCGGCGGGTGCAGACGGTGGCGCCCAAGTCCATGATGGCCTGGGTGTAGTCGGCGATATTGCGTCTGGGCAGATGCCTTTCCGCCAGACGCCACAGTTTTTGTTCGATTTTGCTGTCTCCCGGAAAACCTCGAACCGCGTGATGGCGGGTCAGCACGCGCTTGACGTTGCCGTCGAGTATGGGATGACGCAGGCCGTGGGCCAGCGCCAGGATCGCGCCCGCCGTGGAGCGGCCGATGCCGGGCAAACCGCGCAACGTTTCCAGATCGCGCGGCCAGCGGCCGCCTTGTTCCTGGGCGATGAACTGTGCGCAGCGATGCAGGTGACGCGCACGGGCGTAATAGCCGAGCCCCGCCCACAGCTTCAATACCTCGTCGAGCGGCGCCATCGCCAGCATGTGAATGTCGGGAAGCCGCTTCACGAAGCGCTGGTAGTAGGGAATGACGGTGGCCACCTGCGTCTGCTGGAGCATGATCTCCGAGAGCCAGACGCGGTAGGGATCCCCGGTGTGCTGCCAGGGCAGATCGTGACGGCCGTGGTGGTGATGCCAGCGCAGCAGGCGCGCGGCGAACGAACGATCATGGGCCATGACCGGACAGGGCCTCCAGATGATCCATGGCTGCCAGCGATTCATCCATCATGAGTTTCTTCATGATGCTGGTGCCGATGATCGGGGGGATGAAGAAGGCCGGGGTCTTGATGGATTCAAAGTAAACGCGGGTCTGGTTCCCGGGCAGGGGCTCGAAATGCCAGCGGGTGACGCCGGCGCGGAAGTCGCTCTCCGCCGGCACGATGACGTTTTCCAGATCGCCGTTGACGAGTTCCGTCGCTTCCTCCACCAGCACCGCCTTGAAGCAGATCATGGCGATGCAGCGCTGCGCAGTCATGCGGGTTTTGTGGTGATGCGCGTCGTGGGTGACGAGCAGCGTGCTTTCAGTCAGCACGTCGTTCAGCCGGGTCAGATGGTTGTAGTCGGTCAACAGCCGCCGCAGCTCTGCCGGCGACGCGTTGAGCGCCGCGTCGATCTCCACCGTGTATTCACCGTCATGCTCGTAAATCGTGGAAAAGCGCACTTCTTTGGCGGTGGCCGCGACAAGCGGCAGCCATAGCAGTAGAACGGCCGGCAGCACCCGCATTTAGAATTTCAAAAGTTTTTTAAGACTTTTCTGAATGTCACCGCCGCCAGATGTGCCACTGCCCGTCGTGTCCTTGCTGCCGGAGGTGGAGCTGTCTGGTGTCAGGCCGGGGATCGGAACGGGCAACACCTTGCCCAGTTGTTTCTTGACCTCCTTCTCGGCGCGCGCCTTGACGATGCCGGCGAAGTCGGGCGCGAAACTGGGATCGCTGAACGTGCCACTGACCTTCATCGGCACGGTGAGACCCGACAGATCGGTCAGTTCCTTGCCGCCCTGGCCTTCGGCGGTTGCCACCACATTCACGTTCAGAAGGTAATCGATCGTCTCGTTCACCAGATTGGCGCTGCCCTTGCCATCCACTCGCAGGAGCGGAGATTTTGCGGCGAGGTCGTTATTCTGCACCACGCCGTTGACGATCTTGTAGGTGCCGGTGAGTTCGCTGAAATCGGTCTCCTCGTTCGGATCGGTGTGGCCGATGAAACCGGTCTGCGCCTTGCGCAGGAATTTACCAATGTTGAAGCCCTTGACGGCGCCATTCTGGAACGAGAAGTCGCCCTGGCCGTTCAGGTTCTGTTTGATGGCGTTGGCGTCGGCGCCGTGGGAGGAGGCCTGCAGCGAGAAATTACCCTTGCCGCGCAGCTTGGATTTGCCATTGAGATCCTTGAGCAGCGGTTCGGCGGAGATCCCCTTCAGCGCATGTTCCAGATTCAGCGTCGGCTCCTTGCCCCTGGCGTCGATCAACACCTTGCCCTGGTAGGTGCCTTCATAAAGACCGGCGGTGACTGGGTTCATGGCGATATCGCCATCGCGCGCATTGATGCTGATTTTGACGTTGCTGAGTTTGAGATTGCGGATCACGAGCTGACCGATGCTGGCATCGCCCTTGAGTTTAAGTTTCCGCAGCATATCGATCGGCAGCGGCGTGGGCGCGGCCGCCGCCGCTGCGCTGCTTGTCCCGCCGGCCGCCGGCTTGGCTGGCTGGTTTTCCGGCGGGCGCGGCGGCAGATAGCGATCGGCGTTGATATTGTCGACGACGAGATTGAAACCCAGGCCGGGACTATTGAAGTCATTCACCGAGACATTGCCGTCGATGTGACTGCCGTCCAGCAGCAGCTTCATGCCGCTCAAGCTCAGGTCCTGCTTGGAACCGGTGAAGGCGGTGTCGACCGCCACCTGCGTGAGGGCCTTCGGATCCGCCATCGCCGGCAGGGTGACGTTGAGATTCTGCAACAGCTGCCGCAGGTCGAACGCGGCCACGCTGAGTGCGCCATTGTATTTCGGCGCCTTCTTGATATCGCTGGCATCCACTTTGCCCTTGGCGCTCAGGCCCAGGCCCTGCACGCTGAGATCGCTCATGTTGAGCGTTTCCTTCTCCATGTCCACGTCCGCGCGCGTGTCGATCTTGATGTCGTTGGCGCCTTTCGGCAGCTGGCCGCCGGAGGCCGTCGCTGACAACGTAACCGGTTCCAGTTTGAAATGCTGGGCGGTGCCGCTGATGGCGGCCGCGGCGTTGAGATTTTTGATATCAACCGCGGGTGCAGGCTGGCCGTAGGTCTTGAGCAGCGCCGTCACGTCGGCGCTCTGTACCGTGAACTGACCGTTGACCGATGACTTGTCCTTGTCCTGGATGTTTTTCGCCTGCAGTCCGCCCTTCATCTCCGTCCCGA belongs to Gammaproteobacteria bacterium and includes:
- a CDS encoding anti-sigma factor, translated to MTCDELQPLVHAYMDNELDPARCLDLERHLEGCDACRRSVQDWQKLRAQLAASKLYFRASDTLRQRIRSRLKQISRAMNSRRPWRSAIATAAMLLLIIGVMWAGIPYFRYAGDGDALAREVVADHVRSLMVDHLTDVQSSDQHTVKPWFDGKIDFSPMVRDFAEQGFPLVGGRLDYLADRPVAALVYHRRQHYINVFLWPAGNAAAEPQKSMNRDGYNVIHWSQQGMNYWMVSNLNEEELLILAGLLRQEL
- a CDS encoding TonB-dependent receptor, with product MNTNIFLVVAMAAIIALFSPASSHAAGDKNTVIGTVTDALGRPLVDTTVKLQNAEGRDIAHTASDPQGRFSFTGIVPGTYAVVSEKKDFQTGTAIVTVGAAAAASTTIVMTSTKPLDLALAAKQLDVARNAIEPRIGASTYNISQQAIASEPQGANRPLNQVILQAPGVAQDSFGQLHVRGDHANLQYRIDGVIIPEGISGFGQALSPRFADKVELITGALPAQYGLRTAGIIDIQTKSGAYDKGGSIGLYGGSRDTIQPSMEYGGSSGRFNYFFTGDYLQNGLGIESPTAAADPIHDDSQQGHGFGYLEALLDPTSRVSFIAGYERGQFQIPNIPGQTPSLGLDVNGATAFDSALLNENQREATQYAIASYLKSAGRTDFQVSAYERYSSLTFQPDPLGDLLFNGVAQNAFKRSVAEGLQADGSYKLNSNHTLRAGLNIQRERGTSETSSSVIPTDNTGNPTSTTPITVMDNSGKTSWTYSLYLQDEWRMTPKLTLNFGGRFDRVDAFTHEDQISPRINAVYQATDTTTLHAGYARYFTPPPFELVGSETVSKFINTTNQPQVLTDDSVLAERADYFDVGVAQRLGANLNVGVDGFYKESKNLIDEGQFGAPIVLTPFNYKEGRQYGLELTTALKVDNFSAYGNIAALSAEGRDIVSSQFSFDPGDLAYIQNHFIHLDHEQTYTASAGASYLWHDDTRFSIDSIYGSGLRTDGAVPNGASLAPYTQVNLGVSRSFATGGKTAVEARFDVVNLLDEVIEIRSGEGVGVGAPQFGPRRGFFAGLKFNF
- a CDS encoding metallophosphoesterase, coding for MKPGDRPVILEKEMTMSNQDRNRNGGNGRRQFLKCMAWAGTGVVWAMRGGVLRAETLDAAAGSNFDKSAADNATFSFVQISDSHIGFNKAPNPDVIGTLKGAIAQINALAERPAFVLHTGDLTHLAHPESFDIVSQITQDIKTGRIFFIPGEHDVLGDDGKEYFSRFGKGNSGNGWYSFDYRGVHFIGLINVLNLKPGGMGSLGQEQIEWLEKDLAGRSNSTPIVVFAHMPLWNVYEPWGWGTGDSAQALSHLRRFGSVTVLNGHIHQIQQKVEGNITFYTARSTGFPQPAPGAAPAPGPLQNVQPSRLHSLLGIRDVRAVRVGGPLAVTDNVLT
- a CDS encoding oxidative damage protection protein, whose amino-acid sequence is MTRMVNCVKLGRKAEGLKMPPYPGPLGQRIFENVSQEAWKQWLGHQTTLINEYRLTPYEPKARKFLEEEMEKFFFGTGSTKPEGYVPPSQ
- a CDS encoding sigma-70 family RNA polymerase sigma factor yields the protein MDIPDKLARFERTIMPCLDAAHNLARWLTRNDHDAEDLVQEAMLRAFRYFESFRGERGRQWLLTIVRSTFYTRLEKNRGNELHEPMNGEALEIASYEAGPEEMAQRHETALVLRNAIEELPLEFREVLVLREFEGCSYREIADTVNVPIGTVMSRLARAREHLRLRLATTEMGAHL
- a CDS encoding MotA/TolQ/ExbB proton channel family protein encodes the protein MTEIKSFMETLQIGGVMIYPLLALAVLAVVIILEKGFVYAFRTRLPLALVSLIETYGCSWSDVESRVRGLGARNYFGGFFRVILDNRTHPAWWVESRAADEASQIQKSLGQWLWVLETIVTAAPLLGLLGTITGMIRAFKLFGASGLVDPSGVTGGVAEALIATALGLFIALLALFAFNFFSHRQAQVMDEMERLGTRLIDHIRLDAEGGQRETS
- a CDS encoding biopolymer transporter ExbD codes for the protein MKLRKARTRRRGRIEIIPMIDVMFFLLATFMLASLTMQNLHSLAVDLPHGHAALLQADKSVTLTVTHEGNLLLNETAVTLDTLAPTLRTMLASLPDGKVIVAADSAAPNGVVVQAMLRAREAGAGHFLIAIKHE
- the mutY gene encoding A/G-specific adenine glycosylase, producing MAHDRSFAARLLRWHHHHGRHDLPWQHTGDPYRVWLSEIMLQQTQVATVIPYYQRFVKRLPDIHMLAMAPLDEVLKLWAGLGYYARARHLHRCAQFIAQEQGGRWPRDLETLRGLPGIGRSTAGAILALAHGLRHPILDGNVKRVLTRHHAVRGFPGDSKIEQKLWRLAERHLPRRNIADYTQAIMDLGATVCTRRRPDCPRCPLRADCRAYLAGNPEAYPAPRPKRSPPVKSARFLILRDAQNRVWLQRRPAVGIWGGLWSFPEIAGPENEIRWCRKHLGVETAPEGTLPPFRHRFTHFHLDIHAECRRVTRRSRAMTTRGGIWYNNNDELPVGVAAPIKRLLAAL
- a CDS encoding energy transducer TonB; protein product: MSDGIAAEIWARDEPWRRLPWLLPAAFAVTFVSLMTFLHLLVRLPALPRLPQPVELSIVELPPDNPPAVLSPPPPAPVEPPPQEQVTPPPEELVNQPAVVKPPPPPAQHRQKKRPPVPPPEVPPPVAPAPPAAITPPPTQVAPQNTAPQLPGGGAMGARAISQPMPQIPDELRQHAIDTVAVVRFHIAADGSATVELLKATDDPRLNQVLLEGFKLWRFFPAMDHNKPVASILELRVPIQVK
- a CDS encoding cupredoxin family copper-binding protein, whose translation is MKSDQKTGKEIGIDNFSFKPNELIVRAGTRVTWINHDDTPHIVVSVDKRFKSSPALDTGDQYSYVFDKAGSYEYFCSLHPKMVGRIIVN
- a CDS encoding DUF2946 family protein, yielding MSLHCQSGRAAPRSLAARRGDIRRSWLALLLMSALMFQGVLSAAHSYVHLKTFEFGSPLTEFHPVARGTNAPGAPGAPAQGNPDDEVSCSICLALLMGGTFVPSQLSVLAPVHAAEGVTISLVTPVVISKTRYSSARPRAPPQFD